The Malus domestica chromosome 17, GDT2T_hap1 genome contains the following window.
TGGACAGATCAAGTATATATATTGACGATGGTAATGTAATACCAGACaaacattatttcctggatccgccactgggtCATGAGTTAGTTAAAGTGTACAATAACTTCTGCTTCTTATGGATCTCAATAATCAACCCGACCAGCATAGTGCAAGTTGTGTGAATCCTCATAAAATCTCATACGCTAAAATCCAGAATTACACGACTAGAACTAGTTTTGTGTACTTTATGTCGCTCGGATTTCATATTCTATATGAACACTTTTGTTTCATTCCAATTTTTATATTCGATTGATCTGGGAGTTGAACAAAAGTTATGAATATACCTCTAGATTTGATTTCACTTGATTgaagtttttaattttcttatgtgttattgtttttatgtaGTGTGGAGCATTAGAACCGGTATTGATCACATGTCAATGCTTATGCAATATGTAGGATCCATGTGTATGGAGAAAGCATCTTATCGGTATGTTGTAATGTGTTGGAAgatggtttttgagaaagcctAATCTGCTTTATACTATTTTTCGATCTTAATTTCTTCACAATAAGATGTTAAAGGCAATCGTctataaataaatgattaattgCAAAAACGTGATTCATCAATTATAAACACTACACGAACGTTCATCAACATTTAGAATTTGCTCATGCGTACACATCCATCGATCAATAAGTTGTGTGGCTACAAACCTACAACCCTTAGACCAAACCGATACAAATCATATAGAAATCCTTGGTTAatatcaactttggagagctaAGTGGGCCTCTTGAAACCAACTAGGTATGTAGCCAATAGTAATTAGCAATTGCAAATGTTGGTTTGGAGGCAGTTCTAATGGAGAAATAGTACACGAAATAAGCCCAATAAGTTTTAAAACTTTCAAACTTATGTAGGTATCGAACCTTGTCCATCACCTTAATAAACCTACGAGTTACGGCCActtgatttttaactaaacaaTTATTtaagggaactgttattagcagtggcgaagccatgtgagggcgaggagtggcggccgccactcccctcgccggaaaacacAGCCCCAGCGCAGGTTCAGCCCCTCCCCTCTCGGAAACCCAGCCCCTCCGCTCCGCAGCTCCGCTCCGTCTGTTCTGTTCTTCGGATGAATTGGTTCTCTGCAACtagattcttttttcttttctttttttaaatccaGGCCAAAATGACGTCGTTTTGGtcctggtaaaaaaaattttaaaaactgacaccaaacgacgtcgtttcatctgttttgaaaaaatatatatatatatggtgccggggggggggggtaacgtGTCCCCCATTCAACCTTCTTTACTCTCTCTCAGCTCTCAGGCCCCTTACGACCAATTACAGACAGAGAGAGCAGCAAAGCTGCCCCCCCTAAATCCCGGCCCTCTCACTTCCGTCGAACTTTGCTCCGTCAATCACATACCCATTCCTTCTTCCTACCTCCCGCAACGTCAAATCCAACCCAGATTTTCCCATCAATCTCTCTCCTCCGTCGACCTCATCCCAATCCTCTCCTCCAAGACAATGAATACAGTGATTATGAAGATTGGATTTTGATGATTTCAAAAATTGATCTTTGGCTTTTTTGATTAATAATCTTTACAGttaatgattttaaaaaaaataaatggggaaGAGAAGGGCTGGAGGTGAATCTCCAGAGAAAATAGGACTAGAAGCGGGTCTCCGGAGAAGAGAGGGATTTCAGGGTGAGGTCGCCCAGAGAAGAGAGGGACTGGAGGTGGGTCTCTGGAGAAGAGAGGTTTGGGGCTGAAGAATAAGCCCTGGGATGGAAGTATTTGACAGACTTGTTGGAGTTGGAGAAGGAAGACCGAGTGTGTTTGGTCACATGTTTAAAAGAAGAGTCGATTGTTTGGTTACAAAGAATAGAAGAGTGCTTGGAGAAACTTTAAAGTTTAAAGGACAGGTGTTGTAAAATGGTTTCTCCACATAAGAAGTCAGTGAAATTGGGTACTCACTGTTGATTACCCAAGTATTATCCTGGGAAAATATTAAATAGACAGGTGTTATAATGTTATTAGGCCACCTGTCATAGTGAGTAAATTGACTACTGATTAGTCAGTATTCAagtattgttctttttttttcttctgaccccaccttttttttgtgatttgttAACCCATttcgctcttttttttttttataataattcttGTATGTATTTTTTCCCTCCTTTTAAGACCCCAGCGTATTTATTTTAAACTCTCACATTATCTATTActattgtattaattttttaagaaataatgtaaatattgcttaatgcttattttacgataaaagaaatttatttaaatccatCTAGGCTCCTACCTAAATCTCGCCTAGACGCCTAGCTGCTAGGCCCCAGTCCGTTGCCTGATTAGcgcctaacgttttttagaatCTAATTCTAACCAATTTAAGCTTCTTACATGACTTTGATATTACCACTTACAACACTTTTGGTAAAGAGACTCTTTTCTGTTATgaatattgactcaaaactttGTACTCTCTAATGTGAAGGCAACCGTTTCGATGAACATTGCACTCTTTTGaatttcgcccctcccctcgggaaatcctggcttcgccactggttattagcactctaaaaatttcattctacactcctcataagtgtaattttctttctaattatagaaagtttggagtgcaaaatgagatttttggagtgctattTAAAGTCAATTAGCAAAACATCCTAATCATGTTTAGTCAAACATTGATGATGACATGGCAGATATATGTAACAAccacaataaaaataaagacaTAAGAGAAGTTAAGGGAACTCTATTAAAAATGTTTATTTCTTATGGACTTTCTGTCATCTTATATTTTTGTATAATATTGATAGTGACGTTAAGCTGTGAGGTAGCATAGAATCCATAGAAAGTCAGACTTTAAAAGAGTCACCGTAGCATTTCtcaagaaagaaaagaggaacGTATTAGAAGGATAATAATGTAGGAATTATGATGGtgagcaaaaagaaaaattcacataaataattaaGAGGCATGTCTATGATAAAGTAGTACCACCATACACGTATATGATAAATAAGTATATACCATACACATATATGATAAATTAGTACCACCATACACATATATGATAAATTAGTATATACCATACACATATATGATAAATTAGTACCACCATACACATTTATGAAAAATTCATTGATGTACCAATCACAAAGTCTTGCAGAAGACGTCACCGTGGTTATGATAAATTAGTACCACCATACACATATATGATAAATTAGTATATACCATATAGCACCACGTTAATACAAAGTAATGGACAGATCAAGTATATATATTGACGATGGTAATGTAATACCAGACAAATTATACGTGTCTTTTTTGTATTGCATTTAAGCACACAATCCATAATTGTATAATTAGGCAACCTATTTGTGTACATCAATGACGAAATCAATCATGAGAAATGTTAAAGgagatttttttcaaaattggacTTTTTATAAATTATCTGTCATCTcacaatttaacgttaatttttgtaccaacattataaaatattgtgcaaaaaaAATGAGGTGACATATAGTCTCACTTTTGAGAGTCTCATTCACATTTGTCATCGATGATATCATATAAATTTCTCTATTTGGCTGAATTAAATGATGGCTTTCATAGGTGAAATGtccttattaaaataaataaatgcacCTTATGTTTAATGATCGAAATTAGTTCCATGTGATAATGATTaccttaataatattttgatttCATTTAATGTCCACATTTTccacttcaatttttttttaacaaataatattatctacactaaaaggatGATGTGCTTAGTCTCACAATTGGGCTAACAGTAATATAATTCAAATTTGCCTTCAGCGAGAATCGtacctaagacctttcacttacaagtcaaaaggaataccactacaccgtagtactaagtgacatttCCATTTCAATTTTATCTAACCATTTTTTTCACATTCTAGATGACGGAGTAGTTTTGGGTTAATTTAAATGATatcttactattttttttttcggtcagaaaaatgatattttacTAGGATATTTGATTAAAGACACCCTACAATAACATAACAAATTCTATGTATGTATGTTTGTGTAACTTAATTAAAATGTTTTccttttgttgttgtaataaACTTGATTAGGATGGTGAGTTGAGTAGACATGAAAATTTCAAgtcaaataatttatttttaatgatgTTTGAACCCAATATGTGACTGTGAGAATGCCGGGGGGACAATGATCATCTCGGGCATGCGCAATAGGACAACTTTTCAATGATGCTAAAAAACAACCACatcatctctttcttttttttcttttttcttttttgttacaAAGGGGGCTTAAAGGCCAAGCAAAGTTGCTAAATAAAGAAAGACATCAGCTCAAGGGATTTACACAAACGGCTCTGAGTTCTAGCAACCTCAGAAATATCATTTAGTAGTAAATCAACAATTCAAGGAGGAAGGTTATCCAATATAATAAAACCTAgatctaaagaaaaaaaaaatcagttttgccAAACCATCAGTCATTACGTTCCCTTCACTATAAATATGACTTATATCACATTGATCAAATCGAGAAATCAAGTGATGGCATCCATGTAACAAAGAAGTCAAGCGATGCAAATCATGCACAACACATTTGAAGAGTGAAAATAAAATAGCAGAGTCCATTTCGCAAGCAACCCCCTAGCACCTTTATCTAAAGccattttcaaacccaaaaagagaCTCCACTACTCAGCTTCAAGGACTTCTCATACTCCTATATTAGCTGAAAAGCCCCCAATCCAAGAACCAATAACATTGTTTTACCCTTGGCGAGAACAGTCAATATTCAATTTCATCTCTGGTCATTTGGGTTTTAACATTCCGGTATAaaattggcaaaaatgtcaattttgtatatataaaaaaagtaCACAAACCATATTAATTATATTAGATACACTGAAGTTAATAGCTTCTTAAACAACTGGATTTTGGATTAGGGATCACATGAGCTACAATTAACATTAATAGTATTAATTTTCATGACCAAATAATTAATGCTATTTCATGTCTTGAAATGTGGACTAATTTGTACTTTAGCATCGACACAAAGATTAAAACATGACACTAAAATAATAACCATCCATCACAAAGATTTTAATAATTTGTATaatgcacacacacactcacccacacacacatatacacttTTTCCACTAAATTACAACTACATCCTGAGGAGATTCTCAAAGATGTGAAGCTATTACATGTATTTTCTCGATGGTTCTCTTGAAACGTGCTAGGGTCATATACTTCGAATGAAAAAGGACGGTAGATAGAAGAGATCTATCTGGTTAAGGGTAGCATCATGCTCATTGTAACACAGCCACAACGACATAATATAAAATAGTTCAACAATAATAATCACTAACCACCCTCCCTCCTTGTGAACTTTGAAACATTCCACACCCATATGTTTTAGTACTCTCTCATCATTTCCCACTGCCTTTAGAAAAAACCagatctctctttctctctctctctctctctctctctctctctctctctcatgatcGTCAATGGAGCACCAAGCCATAGATGAGCTTCCCACTGGGAAAATATGCCCACAAAAGCCACCCAAAGATTTTGTACTGCTAGTCTCTGTCCTACTTCTTCTTACAATCGTCCAACTCTATCACCCGTCAATATTCCGctctttatttttgtcaaaaactATTGATTCCAACCCACAAGTGCCTTCTACatcatcgtcgtcgtcgtcagACCATTCAAATGTTCAGGAGGATGATTTGCCTTCTATTACTAGCAACTTAAATTGTGACATATTTACCGGAGAATGGGTTCCAAATCCAGAGGCTCCCTACTACACAAACACAACATGTTGGGCAATCCATGAGCACCAAAACTGCATGAAGTATGGAAGACCAGACGCTGAGTTCATGAAGTGGAAGTGGAAACCAGATGAATGTGAGCTACCCGTTTTCAACCCGGCGCAGTTCCTCGAATTAGTTAGAGGGAAGTCCATGGCATTTGTTGGAGACTCTGTGGGTAGAAACCAAATGCAGTCCTTGATATGCCTCCTTTCAAGGGTACGTATGCCGCCCTCTATTCTCTAGTGCCCCTCTACCatcaaataaattatttattatttaatgtcCCCATAATTTTGTCTTCTTGTTTTTTGGGTAAATCAACCTATATACTTAATTACTAGCAAAGAAATGACAATTACACTCGTTTTCTCTTTTTACACGTTCATGTTTAATTATTATGTTAGccatttttctttgatttactGATCAACCTGATGGTTAACTTGATCATAGCGACGTTGATTTGATTAGAAAGTAGAatgttttatgaattttttttaatagtccAGACTACTCAGCAGTACGAAAAATGAGTGGTTATAATTGaattgagaatttttttttcttacttacTAATCTAATAGATAAAAAGCTGAATTACTCAATAATTTAGATGAATATAGGTTTTTTTATGACCTAATGATTGTATAGATATAATATATCTCtaattctctctatatatacaCTGAAGAAatctgtatttatttatttatttttttgttaaaagaaatTTAGGGGGAGGGAAAGTTCATCCTAAGATTATCACAAGCTTTTTTAACAACTTACAGCGAAAAACTGAGTTTTAGCCAAAAAAAtctgtatttttttataaaagcataCATATGTCACAGACTCACAGCCAAGATTTTTCTGATGAAAGCTTTTTGTGGTCCCTTCGATGAACATGCATAGTAATTAAGTTAGCGACTTCGAAAGTTGAAGACTAAAAGGAAAAGGAGAAGAAggtgagaaaaaaaatatattttggatTGAATCttgaaatataatatataaattccTATAGCAACTGGTGCTGTCACTTCTAgattagttaaataattttgTCCTAATATGCATGAGACCTAGATCTTCAAGGTTAGTTGACCTAAGCCCCTTATGTTAATGAAGGGTAAAGGGGATTAGGTAAAAATAATGCGGGCAATATGGTGTCTTTGTCATTTGCACtggatttctctttcttttataTTAAAATAGTTCAGATTATCGCTTTATTTATGAGATTACAAACCCAAATGCTTTACTTCCCAAATTCATAGTAAATTGAAAGGAGTCTACAGCTTAAACGGCGTAAAACATATGTTCATGTACACAACATCTTGTTCAATTCTCTCCCTCGAATATCATTGCTtctattaaaagaaaaaaaaacctcagTTGAAAGCAAGAATACAAGCAAAATGCTTTTCAGTATCTAAGATAATTCTAATTGTCTATGGCGGACCCCCTTGACATATATTCGATGATCAGATCTAGCTTCCCATGTGCTACTGTCCATTACTGTGTCTTAATTATTATATGGCACTCGACTTCCGAATACATAACACAAATGATTAACCCTCCACGTCTGTAGAATAAAGCTTTGGGTCTCAAAATATACTTTTAACAAATATTAAGTGAATTAGGGTGTAAGCAATTCAAACTTACAATTTCAGTAAACATGATTAACTTCAGAACTATTGGATTTGGTTGGTTGGAACCCAAATATGAGCACTCAATTAAGGGCACATTTAAGAATTTTCTGTAAAAGTGATTCAACTTATTAATCATTattgtattatatatattttttttcactcgTAAGTAACATAACTTAAATTCGAATCTCGTGAATAAGGAGTTCGATACAAATTTATTCTCATTTCTAATGTAATTATCAATGTATAAAAAAATGGTACTTGCCATGCGATGTTTTATTCTCACTATAGCACTTCTAAATTTTGCTAAACTCTACAGAAGTTATTTTTTGCTAAACACAAATCTGTACAAATAAATGCTCGTTGGTATTTAATTTAGGTGGAATATCCAATAGTAGTTTCAAGTACCGAAGATCAGAGATTCATACGCTGGAAGTACACATCCTACAACTTCACTTTGGCCGCATTTTGGACGCCATATTTGATCAAATCCAAGCAAGTAACATACACGGAGGGTCCAACCAAGAACGGCCTTTTTGAGCTCTACCTCGACGAATTTGATGAGGCATGGACAACCCAGATTGATGAATTCGACTACATTATACTTTCTGCAGGGCATTGGTTCTTCCGTTCGATGGTGTACTACGAAAATCAAACGATTTCTGGGTGCAACTATTGCCTCATAGACAATGTGACTGACATAGGCAAACAGTATGCATATAGAAAGGCTTTTAGGACAGCTTTTAAGGCCATCAACAGCTTAGAAAATTTTAAGGGCATAACATATGTGAGGACTTTTGCTCCATCACATTTCGAAAATGGAATGTGGAACGAAGGAGGAAATTGTTTGCGAACGAAGCCGTATAGGAGCAATGAGACACGTTTGGAGGGTATAGATTTGGAGCTTTACAAGATCCAAATTGAGGAGTACAGGAAAGGTGAAAGGGAAGGGAGAAAGAAGGGGTTGAAATACAGGCTATTGGACACAACACAAGCAATGTTATTAAGGCCAGATGGTcatcctagtagatatgggcACTGGCCAAATGCAAATGTGACTTTGTATAACGACTGTGTGCACTGGTGCTTGCCGGGACCGATCGATACATGGAGCGATTTCTTGCTGGAGATGTTGAAGATGGAAGGTATGAGATCAGCTGAGGAGAAAAAGCTCCGGATTACAAACGACACGACATTGAATTGATGAATGTAATTACTCGAAGTTGATACGTATTTGATCAATGGATTATTCATTTGTTTCAGAGTTTTTTTGGAGTTAAGGTAATATTGAATTACTTGCGACTTTCGTATATAAATGAGATAAAATTATATAGAGACAAATCGGACAGTTTAATATAAGTCCAGTGATTTTCTGTGGACGTGAGAAAGGAATTTGCAAATATTTAATTTCAAGTCTTGCAATGTCCACTGCGATGATCCCCCTAACTTTTGTACTATAGCATCGACATAAGCTACAGCAGTAAATCACAAAGATTTTAACAatttttatatacatatatttcacTAATTTACAAATAAATTCTAATGATATTCtcaagagtaaattgtagtaatgatccctcaattttaactcaattggagcaatagtccatcaactaaaaattcattaacattggtccctcaactaaaaattcattatcattggtccttcaactcatcaaaacgtgcaactatggtccctcaactaaaaatttattatattaatggtctctcaactttaatcaaattggagaaatggtccctcaattttaacccaattggagaaataacccttcaactttaactcaattgtagcaatggtctttacaacataactcattttgacaaaattctaacgaaGTTGACAAAAATTACCATAGctacatgttttgatgagttgagagatcaatgaaaataaatttttagttaaggaactattgctctaatttgattaaaattgacGGATTATTATTACAATTTACTATATTATCAAATATAAGAGTAGGGGTATGATTTTTTTGATTCGTGGATCCAGACTGTATTACTCGGCCCAATGTGCCACTCAGATTATCGGAGAAATTCCTCGAACAGCCCAGCAAGCAGCTCACATGGCTACATCTCTGTCCAACTAGAGGGTGAGCAACTTTTCATGGGCACCAACGCCTTCCCTCACTAGTTATGGTACTTTCTCGTGACGGGCTGCCATGCCCACCCGCAGTTCTCCAATTGAGGTCTTATAGTCTCTCTGTTCTATCAGCCTCACTTCTCTTTTGGTCACCGTTAGAGTGCTAGTAGCGGTGCGTTGATTTCTAAGTGACTTTTCAGTTGCCTAGAGTGTATCGACTTCCCCTATCCTTTCGTCTCGGCTTGATCTGCGCTTTCTTGTTCTTGCTGGCCCTGTTgggtttttttcaaaacaaacacaggaaaaaaaaatgtagaacGATTCGGATTTTACATCACTATGTTCCCTCTTGAGCCAAGTGGAATCCGGTTTTAGAATATTTGGAGGATCGACTTGGGCCAATAACCAAGGCTTTGACGATCGACAATTGCCAATAGTAAGTTTGCTCCTTTCGTTTTATCTTAAATATATCTGCCTCTCATTTTATATACAATTTCGTCTGCATATTACAGTATC
Protein-coding sequences here:
- the LOC103404690 gene encoding protein trichome birefringence-like 19 — encoded protein: MEHQAIDELPTGKICPQKPPKDFVLLVSVLLLLTIVQLYHPSIFRSLFLSKTIDSNPQVPSTSSSSSSDHSNVQEDDLPSITSNLNCDIFTGEWVPNPEAPYYTNTTCWAIHEHQNCMKYGRPDAEFMKWKWKPDECELPVFNPAQFLELVRGKSMAFVGDSVGRNQMQSLICLLSRVEYPIVVSSTEDQRFIRWKYTSYNFTLAAFWTPYLIKSKQVTYTEGPTKNGLFELYLDEFDEAWTTQIDEFDYIILSAGHWFFRSMVYYENQTISGCNYCLIDNVTDIGKQYAYRKAFRTAFKAINSLENFKGITYVRTFAPSHFENGMWNEGGNCLRTKPYRSNETRLEGIDLELYKIQIEEYRKGEREGRKKGLKYRLLDTTQAMLLRPDGHPSRYGHWPNANVTLYNDCVHWCLPGPIDTWSDFLLEMLKMEGMRSAEEKKLRITNDTTLN